Proteins from a single region of Clostridia bacterium:
- a CDS encoding TolC family protein, translating into MLIATAAFGQQVGADLYRTSTQTAAAPVNAPSPQIGIDNSFLGSVPQGEVTPGVVSLTLLDAIDRGLKFNLGLLLADQGNLAARGARWQALSSLLPNLQAGMAESVQQVNLAAYGLPRAPGTPSVVGPFSVFDTRAVVTQKVVDFHDLYNSRAANENVRAAQFSYQNARDLVVLVVGASYLQALAGSARVGAAEAQFRTAQTIYRQSVDLKNAGMIAGIDVLRAQVEMQAQQQRLLIAQNDFSKQLLALARTIGMPLGQQFTLADRIPNAKAVPITLDEAFKSAYEKRADYGRAQSLLKAAELTRKAAIGGALPSLGVTADYGLIGATPGNSHGTFSTAAALKLPIFQGGKVRGDVMQADALMNRRRAELDDLRGRIEYEVRTAFLDLNAAAQQLEVATSALDVARQQVAQSRDRFAAGVTNNVELVQAQEAQANAEENFIASLYAHNFAKLSLARALGIAEDATRRNF; encoded by the coding sequence TTGCTTATCGCGACAGCTGCCTTCGGGCAGCAGGTTGGCGCTGACCTTTACCGTACTTCGACGCAAACGGCCGCCGCGCCGGTGAATGCGCCGTCGCCCCAGATAGGCATCGACAATAGTTTTCTTGGTTCGGTGCCGCAGGGAGAGGTCACGCCTGGGGTCGTGTCCCTGACGCTGCTGGATGCGATTGACCGCGGGCTGAAGTTCAATCTCGGACTGCTCCTCGCGGATCAGGGTAATCTGGCCGCCAGGGGTGCGCGTTGGCAAGCGCTTAGTTCATTGCTGCCGAACCTGCAAGCGGGGATGGCCGAGAGCGTGCAGCAGGTTAACCTGGCAGCTTACGGGCTGCCGCGAGCGCCAGGCACGCCGTCTGTCGTGGGCCCGTTCAGCGTTTTCGATACCCGTGCGGTAGTGACCCAGAAGGTGGTCGACTTTCATGATTTGTACAACTCCCGCGCGGCGAACGAGAACGTGCGGGCCGCGCAGTTCAGTTATCAGAACGCGCGAGACCTTGTCGTGTTGGTGGTGGGAGCATCGTACCTTCAGGCGCTTGCCGGTTCGGCGCGCGTGGGAGCTGCTGAGGCCCAATTCAGGACAGCGCAAACCATCTATCGCCAATCTGTGGACCTGAAGAATGCAGGCATGATTGCAGGGATTGACGTGCTGCGGGCGCAGGTGGAGATGCAGGCACAGCAACAGCGTTTGCTGATTGCGCAGAATGATTTTTCGAAACAGTTGCTCGCGCTGGCTCGCACGATTGGGATGCCGCTTGGGCAGCAGTTCACGCTTGCCGATCGGATTCCGAATGCCAAAGCTGTGCCGATCACTTTGGACGAGGCATTCAAGAGCGCGTACGAAAAACGCGCCGATTATGGCAGAGCACAATCGCTGTTGAAGGCAGCCGAACTAACGCGCAAGGCAGCGATCGGCGGAGCTCTGCCGTCATTGGGAGTGACCGCGGACTACGGCTTGATCGGCGCTACGCCTGGCAACTCGCACGGAACTTTCAGCACAGCAGCGGCACTGAAGTTACCGATTTTCCAGGGCGGCAAGGTTCGGGGCGACGTGATGCAGGCGGACGCGCTGATGAACCGGCGTCGAGCTGAACTCGACGATTTGCGCGGGCGCATCGAGTACGAAGTAAGGACGGCGTTTCTCGACCTGAACGCTGCGGCGCAACAACTTGAGGTCGCAACCAGCGCGCTCGATGTTGCTCGGCAGCAGGTTGCGCAGTCGCGCGACCGGTTTGCAGCGGGCGTGACGAACAACGTCGAATTGGTGCAGGCCCAGGAAGCGCAGGCCAATGC